From one Planctomycetia bacterium genomic stretch:
- a CDS encoding NAD(P)-dependent oxidoreductase gives MSFGLAQPGRTKIGWIGTGVMGRWMCQHAMTAGFQATIFTRTPAKAQPLVELGAKLAASPREVAEQSDIICGMVGFPSDVREVFLGEQGTLSGCNAGKILVDMTTSDPTLAREIASAATQKGVGCLDAPVSGGDVGAREARLSIMVGGEPAVFEAVKPLFETMGKTIVLQGPAGSGQHTKMVNQILIANNMIGVCEALLYAYRAKLDPVTVLQSVGSGAAASAALNVLWPRMIKRDFEPGFYVEHFIKDMGIALAESERMNLYMPGLALAKQLYQAVQSQGFGRKGTQSLLLALEAMTGSKSS, from the coding sequence ATGAGTTTTGGGTTAGCCCAGCCCGGCAGGACGAAAATCGGCTGGATTGGCACTGGTGTGATGGGACGCTGGATGTGCCAGCATGCGATGACTGCAGGTTTCCAAGCCACCATTTTCACCCGCACGCCAGCCAAGGCGCAGCCACTGGTAGAGCTGGGAGCCAAGCTGGCTGCATCGCCTCGTGAAGTGGCGGAACAGTCCGACATCATCTGCGGCATGGTCGGCTTTCCCAGCGATGTGCGTGAAGTGTTCCTGGGAGAGCAGGGGACGCTATCCGGCTGCAATGCTGGAAAAATCCTGGTCGACATGACCACCAGCGACCCGACGCTCGCCCGCGAGATAGCTTCTGCTGCCACTCAGAAGGGTGTAGGCTGTCTCGATGCACCAGTCAGTGGTGGCGATGTCGGCGCTCGTGAAGCCCGACTGTCCATCATGGTCGGCGGCGAACCAGCTGTATTTGAAGCTGTCAAACCGCTCTTTGAAACGATGGGGAAGACCATCGTCCTGCAAGGCCCGGCTGGCTCGGGCCAGCATACCAAGATGGTCAACCAGATTCTGATTGCCAACAATATGATTGGCGTGTGCGAAGCATTGCTTTATGCCTATCGGGCCAAGCTCGATCCTGTTACGGTGCTGCAATCGGTAGGCAGTGGAGCCGCTGCCAGTGCAGCACTGAATGTATTGTGGCCTCGCATGATCAAGCGTGATTTCGAGCCAGGCTTCTATGTGGAACACTTCATCAAGGATATGGGCATTGCCCTGGCGGAATCGGAACGGATGAACCTTTATATGCCAGGGCTGGCACTGGCTAAACAACTGTACCAGGCGGTGCAGAGCCAAGGATTTGGCCGCAAGGGTACACAGTCGCTGCTGCTGGCACTGGAAGCAATGACCGGAAGCAAGAGTTCTTGA